The proteins below come from a single Serratia ficaria genomic window:
- a CDS encoding protein disulfide oxidoreductase, translating to MAKLRRWGRELLILLLMVLAVVSVMDWLNAPQAPPAFDVQPLATLAGESVSLAQLSRERPLLVYFWASWCGVCRFTTPDVARLQAEGGNVLTVALRSGDDGQVAQWLARKRLALPVVNDPRGALSAQWQIGVTPTFVVISQGKVVQSTSGWTSYWGMKLRLWWAAV from the coding sequence ATGGCTAAGCTGCGGCGCTGGGGGCGCGAACTGCTGATACTGCTGCTGATGGTGTTGGCGGTGGTTTCGGTGATGGATTGGCTCAACGCGCCGCAGGCGCCGCCGGCCTTTGACGTACAGCCATTGGCGACGCTGGCCGGCGAGTCGGTTTCGCTGGCGCAGCTCAGCCGTGAACGGCCGCTGCTGGTCTACTTTTGGGCCAGCTGGTGCGGCGTGTGCCGCTTCACCACCCCGGACGTCGCCCGGCTGCAGGCGGAGGGCGGCAACGTGCTGACCGTGGCGCTGCGATCCGGCGACGACGGCCAGGTGGCGCAGTGGCTGGCGCGCAAACGGCTGGCGCTGCCGGTGGTCAACGATCCGCGCGGCGCGCTGTCGGCGCAGTGGCAGATCGGCGTCACGCCGACCTTCGTGGTGATCTCCCAGGGCAAGGTGGTGCAGAGCACCAGCGGCTGGACCAGCTATTGGGGGATGAAGCTGCGGCTGTGGTGGGCGGCCGTTTAG
- a CDS encoding DsbA family protein → MKKLLVLLMLIVTPVWAAAPFTPEQEQRIKEIIRETLVSNPDILAQAVDAWQQQTAGQQISQAIKQNAKTLYEDPASPRLGASNAKLTLVTFTDYNCPYCKRFDPMLEKIVKQYPDVALVVKLLPFKGESSVSSARVALTTWQQHPDQFWPLHQRLMAKKGFHDNASIAAAQQTTGVKAVAPSEQSMTQLRTNMQLAEQLGVQGTPATLIGDRMLPGAVSYEELETLVKQQLAQAKNG, encoded by the coding sequence ATGAAAAAATTACTGGTATTGCTGATGCTGATCGTGACCCCGGTGTGGGCCGCCGCGCCTTTCACCCCGGAGCAAGAGCAGCGCATTAAAGAGATCATCCGCGAAACGCTGGTGTCCAACCCGGACATTTTGGCGCAGGCGGTCGACGCCTGGCAGCAGCAAACCGCCGGCCAGCAAATCAGCCAGGCGATCAAGCAGAACGCCAAAACGCTGTATGAGGATCCGGCCAGCCCGCGCCTGGGCGCCAGCAACGCCAAATTGACGCTGGTGACCTTCACCGATTACAACTGCCCGTACTGCAAACGCTTTGATCCGATGCTGGAAAAAATCGTCAAGCAGTATCCGGACGTGGCGCTGGTGGTGAAGCTGCTGCCGTTCAAAGGGGAAAGCTCGGTCAGCTCGGCGCGGGTGGCCCTGACCACCTGGCAGCAGCATCCGGACCAGTTCTGGCCGCTGCACCAGCGCCTGATGGCGAAAAAAGGCTTCCACGACAACGCCAGCATCGCCGCCGCGCAGCAGACCACCGGCGTGAAGGCGGTGGCGCCCAGCGAACAAAGCATGACCCAGCTGCGCACCAACATGCAGCTGGCGGAACAGCTGGGCGTGCAGGGCACCCCGGCCACGCTGATCGGCGATCGGATGCTGCCGGGCGCAGTGTCCTACGAGGAGCTGGAAACCCTGGTGAAACAGCAATTGGCGCAGGCAAAAAATGGCTAA
- the pdxR gene encoding MocR-like pyridoxine biosynthesis transcription factor PdxR, whose translation MHIPLDRQQDVPLYLQIEEALRRAILTGVFVDGDKLPSTRTLASELAVSRLTVDNAYAELAAKGFLRQRRGSGAYVTHPLTQARPARPASDAPFPPESFTTLTSRLDGYADAPLPDHIVNFAAGVGSPKVFPLEEFRRILLSVLSRHAEEAFSYGEYCGYYPLRDTLGRILSAQGIPTQAEQLLITNGSQHAISLVVQSLLAPGDTVIVEEPTYAEALGLLRLHRINIVTIPSDRHGMQVDLLPALLERHRPKLIYTIPNFHNPTGRCLSEARRRRLLAIAQRAGVVILEDDFVGDLRYQGKHLPALRSLAQPGAVIYVGTFSKMLLPSMRIGYLVADAEHYQGFARLKHVDSFTSSSLIQRALDAFVTVGRYDKQLRRAGRVYRQHLAVMVKALHDHLPSGCSFETPQGGLFVWLSLPPTVTTAALMPVAWRHGVTFARGECFYAQEQHGAHGLRLNFAANTPPLIEEGIARLCRAIKEVITQDAAG comes from the coding sequence ATGCATATTCCGTTAGACCGCCAGCAGGACGTTCCGCTGTATCTGCAAATTGAAGAGGCGCTGCGCCGCGCCATTCTCACCGGCGTTTTCGTCGACGGCGACAAACTGCCTTCGACCCGCACGCTGGCGAGCGAACTGGCGGTCAGCCGGCTGACGGTGGATAACGCCTACGCAGAGCTGGCGGCCAAGGGCTTTTTGCGCCAACGGCGCGGCAGCGGCGCCTACGTTACGCATCCACTGACGCAGGCGCGCCCCGCCCGCCCGGCCTCCGATGCGCCTTTCCCGCCCGAGAGCTTCACCACCCTCACCTCGCGGCTGGACGGCTATGCCGATGCGCCGCTGCCGGACCATATCGTCAACTTCGCCGCCGGCGTCGGCAGCCCCAAGGTTTTCCCGCTGGAAGAATTCCGCAGGATCCTGCTGTCGGTGCTCAGCCGCCACGCGGAAGAAGCGTTCAGCTACGGCGAATACTGCGGCTACTACCCGCTGCGCGATACGCTGGGCCGGATCCTCAGCGCGCAGGGCATCCCGACCCAGGCCGAACAGCTGTTGATCACCAACGGCTCGCAGCACGCCATCAGCCTGGTCGTGCAGAGCCTGCTGGCGCCGGGCGACACGGTGATCGTCGAGGAACCGACCTACGCCGAAGCGTTGGGATTATTGCGCCTGCACCGCATCAATATCGTCACCATTCCCAGCGATCGGCACGGCATGCAGGTGGATCTGCTGCCCGCCCTGCTGGAACGGCACCGGCCCAAGCTGATTTACACCATCCCCAATTTCCACAACCCGACCGGCCGCTGCCTGAGCGAAGCCCGACGCCGACGCCTGCTGGCCATCGCCCAACGCGCCGGGGTGGTGATCCTCGAGGACGACTTCGTCGGCGATCTGCGTTACCAGGGCAAACACCTGCCGGCGCTGCGATCGCTGGCGCAGCCGGGCGCGGTGATCTACGTCGGCACCTTCTCCAAAATGCTGCTGCCGAGCATGCGTATCGGCTATCTGGTGGCGGATGCCGAGCACTATCAAGGTTTCGCCCGGCTGAAGCACGTCGACAGTTTCACCAGCTCCAGCCTGATCCAGCGGGCGCTGGACGCCTTCGTCACCGTCGGCCGCTATGACAAACAGCTGCGCCGCGCCGGGAGAGTGTACCGTCAGCATCTGGCGGTGATGGTCAAGGCGCTGCACGACCACCTGCCGTCGGGGTGCAGCTTCGAAACGCCGCAGGGCGGGCTGTTCGTTTGGCTAAGCTTGCCGCCCACGGTGACCACCGCGGCGCTGATGCCGGTCGCCTGGCGCCACGGGGTGACCTTCGCGCGCGGCGAATGCTTTTATGCGCAGGAACAGCACGGCGCGCACGGCCTGCGGCTGAATTTTGCCGCCAACACGCCGCCGCTGATCGAGGAAGGCATCGCCCGGCTGTGCCGGGCGATAAAAGAGGTGATAACGCAAGACGCGGCGGGCTAA
- a CDS encoding protein-disulfide reductase DsbD family protein, with amino-acid sequence MLNIIRSAFACLFMLWLPALQAADSGWLQEPANDHAKVRLRADTSQPGETRLLLAVELQKGWKTYWRSPGEGGIAPAIAWQGNPPAAVWHWPTPQRFEVAGITTQGYHDSVSLPIVLPGRLSGSLAGTLTLSTCSNVCILTDYPFSLDLAAPNDPQFNHDFAQAMGQVPIASGLAEGVKAGYRHGELQIVAERAAGWRQPALFFDTLNDADLGKPRVEADGERLLARVPVSDGWGDAAPDLRGKTLTLVLSDGGMAQQVTLPIGEPLAPPGAGTFPLWQAVLMALAGGLILNLMPCVLPVLGIKLGSVLQVERRDRRSVRLQFLASSLGILASFMALALLMTLLRLGNHALGWGIQFQNPWFIGFMVVVTLLFSANLFGLFHLRLSSSLNTSLATHDGHGLSGHFWQGAFATLLATPCSAPFLGTAVAFALAAPLPVLWGMFVALGIGMSLPWLLIAAWPALALRLPRPGRWMNGLKLAMGLLMLASSLWLLSLMTNHIGVRPTLWLGGLALLGLLLAAWRRHGARLAGKLAAGLLVVAGIGLLAGALTAGQWRQPLQDKVHWQPLSERAIEQALARHQRVFVDVTADWCVTCKANKFNVLLRDDVQRALSADDVVALRGDWSRPSADISAFLQRRGSVAVPFNQIYGPGRPDGEVLSPLLTREAVLQTLSEAKGTEQ; translated from the coding sequence TGGCTGCCCGCATTGCAGGCGGCGGACAGCGGCTGGCTGCAGGAACCGGCCAACGACCACGCCAAGGTGCGGCTGCGCGCCGACACCTCGCAGCCCGGCGAGACCCGCCTGCTGCTGGCGGTGGAACTGCAAAAAGGCTGGAAGACCTACTGGCGCTCCCCCGGCGAGGGCGGCATCGCGCCGGCCATCGCCTGGCAGGGCAACCCGCCGGCGGCGGTATGGCATTGGCCGACGCCGCAGCGCTTCGAGGTTGCCGGCATTACCACTCAGGGTTATCACGATAGCGTCAGCTTGCCGATAGTGCTGCCGGGGCGGTTGTCCGGCTCGCTGGCGGGCACCCTGACGCTGTCCACCTGCAGCAACGTCTGCATTCTGACCGATTATCCGTTCAGTCTGGATCTCGCCGCGCCGAACGATCCGCAGTTTAACCACGACTTTGCGCAGGCGATGGGGCAGGTGCCGATTGCCTCGGGCCTGGCGGAAGGCGTCAAGGCCGGCTACCGGCACGGTGAACTGCAGATCGTCGCCGAACGCGCCGCCGGCTGGCGGCAGCCCGCGTTGTTCTTCGATACGCTGAACGATGCCGATCTCGGCAAACCCAGGGTTGAAGCCGACGGCGAACGCCTGCTGGCGCGGGTGCCGGTCAGCGACGGCTGGGGCGACGCGGCGCCGGACCTGCGCGGCAAAACGCTGACGCTGGTGCTCAGCGACGGCGGCATGGCGCAGCAGGTGACGCTGCCGATCGGCGAGCCGCTGGCGCCGCCCGGCGCCGGGACGTTCCCGCTGTGGCAGGCGGTGTTGATGGCGCTGGCCGGCGGGCTGATCCTGAACCTGATGCCGTGCGTGCTGCCGGTGTTGGGCATCAAGCTCGGCTCCGTCCTGCAGGTGGAGCGGCGGGATCGGCGCAGCGTGCGGCTGCAGTTCCTGGCCTCGTCGCTCGGCATCCTGGCCTCCTTTATGGCGTTGGCGCTGCTGATGACGCTGCTGCGGCTCGGCAATCATGCGCTCGGCTGGGGCATTCAGTTCCAGAATCCGTGGTTTATCGGCTTTATGGTGGTGGTCACGCTGTTGTTCAGCGCCAACCTGTTCGGCCTGTTCCATCTGCGGCTCTCTTCTTCGTTGAATACCAGCCTGGCGACGCATGACGGCCATGGCCTGAGCGGCCATTTCTGGCAGGGCGCCTTCGCCACGCTGCTGGCGACCCCATGTTCCGCGCCGTTCCTCGGCACCGCGGTGGCCTTTGCGCTGGCGGCGCCGTTGCCGGTGCTGTGGGGCATGTTCGTCGCGCTGGGCATCGGCATGAGCCTGCCGTGGTTGCTGATCGCCGCCTGGCCGGCGCTGGCGCTGCGTTTGCCGCGCCCCGGCCGCTGGATGAACGGCCTGAAGCTGGCGATGGGGTTGTTGATGCTCGCCTCGTCGCTGTGGCTGTTGAGCCTGATGACCAATCATATCGGCGTGCGGCCGACGCTGTGGTTGGGCGGGCTGGCGTTGCTCGGCCTGCTGTTGGCGGCATGGCGGCGGCATGGCGCGCGCCTGGCCGGCAAGCTGGCGGCGGGGCTGCTGGTCGTGGCGGGAATAGGGTTGCTGGCCGGAGCGCTGACCGCCGGCCAGTGGCGGCAGCCGTTGCAGGACAAGGTGCATTGGCAACCGCTGAGCGAGCGGGCCATCGAGCAGGCGTTAGCCCGGCATCAACGGGTGTTTGTCGATGTGACCGCCGACTGGTGCGTCACCTGTAAAGCCAACAAGTTTAACGTGCTGCTGCGCGATGACGTGCAGCGGGCGCTGAGCGCCGACGACGTGGTGGCCCTGCGCGGCGACTGGAGCCGGCCGTCGGCCGACATCAGCGCTTTCCTGCAGCGGCGCGGCAGCGTCGCCGTGCCTTTCAACCAAATCTATGGCCCCGGCCGCCCCGATGGCGAGGTGCTGTCCCCGCTGTTGACCCGCGAAGCCGTGTTGCAAACGCTTTCCGAAGCCAAAGGAACCGAACAATGA